The genomic stretch GCACGAGGTTATGAATTGTAGTCGAATGATGAAAAGCAAAATAATGCACACAGAAAGGGATAGAATGGGCACCTCAGCCTTTGCTTGATGTTGCTCAAAAGATGAATTATCTTCCACGGTAGAACATAATGGCTTGTTGGAAAGGCTTGAATTGGCCTGTGTTTCTTCAGGTACATGATGGCTGGGAGTAGAAAGGCTTGCATTGGCCTGTGCTTCTTCAGGTACATATTGATCTTGAATAGGAAGGTCTACATTCACATGTGTTTCTTCAGCAACCTTTTGATCTTGGCAAGGAAAGCTTCCATTGACCTGTGTTTCTTCAGGTACATATTCATCTTGACTAGAAAGTTTTGCATTGACCTGTATTTCTTCAGCAACATATTCATCTTGACTAGGAAGGCTTGTGTTGACCCGTGTTTCTTCAGGTACATACTCATCTTGGCTAGAAAGGTTTGCACTGATCTGTGTTTTTTCAGATACATACTCATCCTGACCAGAAAGGTTCGCATTAACCTGTGTTTCTTCAGGTACATACACATCTGGACTAGAATAAACAAAATCATGGGATGATAGTGCTGCCTGCTGTCTTAAGTCAACCAACTCCTTCAGTTTTTTCAGGATAGATGATCTTTCAAGCTGTACCCCAACACCATCTGATTCATTTTGAAGCCCATTGCCTATTCCATTGTGTGAGTTCACAAGCATGTCTCCATTAGAAGAATGACTTCCTCCATTCACAGGATTGGCAACCGGTTCATTGCACTGCATAAGCTCCATTCCGTCAGCAACACTTTTGTACGAGGAATGTTGACTGGCCTCATCTGGACCAAACTGGTTCTGAAAATCATTGTCATCCAAATCCTCCCAGTCAGAAACTAGCTCTCCAGATGTCTTCCCATCAGTTTTGCTGTCTGATGTTCCAGTAACACTGCCACTATCCACATCAGAATCAACCCAGTCATCTGGAACAATTCCACTTGAACTTGAAAGAACACTAAACGGGTTGATGTCCtttgaattggctctgcctttcTTTTGGTGCGGGGTAACTGATGCCACCCTTTTAGTTGATGGTAAAGAAGTTGATAGAACACTAGATGGATTGATGTCCTTCAAATTGGCTGTGCCTTTCTTTTGGACAGGAATACCTGATGACATCCTGTTAGTTGATGGTAAAGGTACAGGCAGACTCCTTTTGCTTGAAACAGCTGGGACTTGCTTGAAATTGAGAGGACCAACTGACTTGAACAAAGCAATTAAAGCTCTAGTTTGTGCATGGTCTAGCTCAAAATAGAAGTAGTGATGTGTATAATAATTATCTtgaatcacttttttgtattggACCTCAAAGAGTGGCTGATAGCGAGTCCTTGTGCAAATGCGAACCTTAAAAACAGAAGCAGTTGCTTTATGTTAGCATGCATAAACTGGAAACAAACTTAGCTATAGATACACCaaacaaatcatgaacactgTTTGGAGATTCATATTTGTTGATACCTGTGCAGGAAAAGGTGTCCTTAAAGTGCCATCATTACTCCAAGCATATGGGTCAATGGAGTTCTGACCAGGACTGGCAGCCTCAAAAACACCATGCAGCTTTCTGTCAGTGTAGTTGAATAGAAATAAAGGTAGGCCAGCTTTGACATTCCTCACATATGAATAATGCAACGCAGGCAGACCTATAGAGCAAGTGGTGCAAACTAATTAGGGTGAGAAATTCAACAAAAAGATAAGGTTAAACAAGTCTATATTTCATAAACCCTATAACACATCAAGATGGCGATGGGACAAGTTCACACATTTCGCTCTATCCACATACGAGATCAAGAAAAAGAAGTGTGGAGTACATAGTTCCATAAATAAAAAAGGTAAATGCTCCTTTACGAGCATCCAATCTGCACCATCAGAATTAGAACAAAAAGCATGGCAATGGTCCATTTGTAGGGGTTTTGGCCAAAAAAATAAGTTTACAAGGGTGTTTAGGCGGCCTTAAAGCCTGACTAAAATACTGGCAAGGCCTGAGGAATGAACGAACAGGCTACAATATTTTGTAACTTAAGGCACCAATGAACTATATAGCGCATCAGCCTATATAGTCGGTATTGCCAAACACAAAATGATGTTGTTACAGATAATATCATAATAATGGTGTAAAGCAAGAGGTGAAAGGTGGAATTCACAAACCAAACAGCTGTTTATTGAAGCACTCTTCAATTGTCTCATGCTTGCAACCAAAGATCACTCCTCCTAGCTGGGTTTCCCGAAGATTACGGGTCTGTACTGCCTGCATTGCACGATCGTGGGTCTGTCTTTCTTCAAACACCCTGTGGTTCACAATTTTTTTGAGGTATGCAAATCATATAGTCAGTAGATGTGGGTATGAACTCATATTCAAGGGAGAAATAAAACCAAAAGATTCAATAATTGGCAATATACTTTTCAAACTGCAGATAACTCTAGGCAGGGCATACAAATGAGCATTATTATGCCAAGCTGTATCCAAATAAACCCTGTATTAGTACAGTAATTGGCAAGGAACATTCGACAATTACAAAAATCATTCATTTTTTATGCAGGGTGACAACCAAAATTCAAACTGAAACAAGAATTCCAAGTCAAGACAGTGTGATGACCATAACAGTTGGTCAAACTGTTAAGAATCCTCAAAGCTTAAATCCAAATCACAAACAGCCCAACAGAAACCCTTCAACTAAGATGATAACACTGCACAGCGTGACACTGAATAAACCCCCTCAGCTTGAGCGACAAGAACCAGATCAAACACTGAATTCCGTCCCAGTCAGACCCAAAATTAGCATCCAAGCTTCAGGAACCTCACAGTATGACCCAATGCATAC from Triticum urartu cultivar G1812 unplaced genomic scaffold, Tu2.1 TuUngrouped_contig_5823, whole genome shotgun sequence encodes the following:
- the LOC125529762 gene encoding uncharacterized protein LOC125529762, which encodes MQAVQTRNLRETQLGGVIFGCKHETIEECFNKQLFGLPALHYSYVRNVKAGLPLFLFNYTDRKLHGVFEAASPGQNSIDPYAWSNDGTLRTPFPAQVRICTRTRYQPLFEVQYKKVIQDNYYTHHYFYFELDHAQTRALIALFKSVGPLNFKQVPAVSSKRSLPVPLPSTNRMSSGIPVQKKGTANLKDINPSSVLSTSLPSTKRVASVTPHQKKGRANSKDINPFSVLSSSSGIVPDDWVDSDVDSGSVTGTSDSKTDGKTSGELVSDWEDLDDNDFQNQFGPDEASQHSSYKSVADGMELMQCNEPVANPVNGGSHSSNGDMLVNSHNGIGNGLQNESDGVGVQLERSSILKKLKELVDLRQQAALSSHDFVYSSPDVYVPEETQVNANLSGQDEYVSEKTQISANLSSQDEYVPEETRVNTSLPSQDEYVAEEIQVNAKLSSQDEYVPEETQVNGSFPCQDQKVAEETHVNVDLPIQDQYVPEEAQANASLSTPSHHVPEETQANSSLSNKPLCSTVEDNSSFEQHQAKAELLRIITDLAKKADALEKNQIKSDQEIISLKEVVKDSGRKVQQLEYRIDELQFKFDSSLSLQGSMCDNLDMPAIFLIGGYNGVTWLSSLDSFSPKKDILVSLTSMGSARSYASVAAMEGCIFVFGGGDGSSWYNTAECYNTRSNEWMICPCLNHEKGSLAGVSLNGKIYAMGGGDGTQTFSEVEMFDPFLGKWICSPSMLQPRFALAAAESSGVIYASGGFDGSKYLQSAERYDPREGFWVKLPSMKARRGCHAVAVLGEVLYAIGGYDGDSMVSSVEIFDPRLNAWRMGDPMSNPRGYASAVTFDDSLFVLGGLRSNEQILDTVEVYNVNSGWSVPGFNSIGKRSFASAIVM